A genomic segment from Halogeometricum sp. S3BR5-2 encodes:
- a CDS encoding ABC transporter permease: MSRWQYFLRRILMSIPVVIFGTTITFALIRLGPLDPVSAILGTQYTPEAAAQIRSNLGLNEPLWSQYFEFMYRLFTFDLGRSWVIAPGTSAYQLIEVYAPRTIWLGFWSVLIALFVGIPLGFYAGLNPNTSSDYLASFGGIVWRAMPNFWLAIILVTALSQLGTWTNGLFAWQTWIVRTNVVTPPALGFFRSPIEGFLSDPAGWLESFLRATKQIAPAALVLGSASMGNEMRIGRTAVLETINSNYVETARAKGVSGRSLVWKHIFRNALIPLVPIITGEAFLLLGGSVFVETVFAINGLGWLFFNAAINGDLPLIGTLMYIFILILVGTNILQDFLYTVIDPRVGYDG, encoded by the coding sequence ATGAGTCGGTGGCAGTACTTCCTCCGCAGGATACTGATGTCGATTCCCGTGGTCATCTTCGGGACGACCATCACGTTCGCGCTCATCCGACTGGGACCGCTCGACCCGGTGTCCGCGATTCTGGGGACGCAGTACACCCCGGAGGCCGCGGCGCAGATACGGTCGAACCTCGGGCTCAACGAACCGCTCTGGAGCCAGTACTTCGAGTTCATGTACCGACTGTTCACCTTCGACCTCGGCCGGTCGTGGGTCATCGCCCCCGGGACGAGCGCGTACCAACTCATCGAGGTGTACGCCCCCCGGACCATCTGGCTCGGCTTCTGGTCGGTGCTCATCGCGCTGTTCGTCGGGATTCCGCTCGGCTTCTACGCCGGGTTGAACCCGAACACCTCCTCGGACTACCTCGCGTCGTTCGGGGGTATCGTCTGGCGCGCGATGCCGAACTTCTGGCTGGCCATCATCCTCGTCACCGCCCTCTCGCAACTCGGAACGTGGACGAACGGACTGTTCGCGTGGCAGACGTGGATCGTTCGGACGAACGTCGTCACGCCGCCGGCGCTCGGGTTCTTCCGGTCGCCGATAGAGGGATTCCTCAGCGACCCCGCCGGCTGGCTCGAATCGTTCCTCCGGGCGACGAAGCAGATAGCTCCGGCCGCTCTGGTGCTCGGGTCCGCGTCGATGGGTAACGAGATGCGCATCGGCCGGACGGCCGTCCTCGAGACCATCAACTCGAACTACGTCGAGACCGCGCGAGCGAAGGGCGTCTCCGGCCGCTCGCTCGTCTGGAAGCATATCTTCCGGAACGCGCTCATCCCGCTGGTGCCAATCATCACGGGCGAGGCGTTCCTGCTCCTGGGCGGGTCGGTGTTCGTCGAGACGGTCTTCGCCATCAACGGTCTCGGGTGGCTGTTCTTCAACGCGGCCATCAACGGCGACCTGCCGCTCATCGGGACGCTGATGTACATCTTCATCCTCATCCTGGTCGGCACGAACATCCTACAGGACTTCCTGTACACGGTCATCGACCCGCGCGTCGGGTACGACGGGTGA